In one window of Borrelia anserina Es DNA:
- a CDS encoding AAA family ATPase — translation MSILVCPKKSEIKNIDAKTLKNIKQDTLYEIEKLEKVLIGANEIIIPKINREIFILIEQTKKDFKSKISIGIKEIFYQILKTKKLLKKYKLNKLSFNFNEDNIIASIDKIRLIETYKEFEDEIRLTNDHFEIDRYAKNLTTLAKEKKLDPLVGREKEIQTLINILERRNKNSTILIGEPGVGKTAIVEGLAIKIANKEIKSKLQNKTILQIDASDLVSGTKYRGEFEERLNNIIKFIKNNKDIIIFIDEIHTLIGAGNSEGSIDAANILKPVLSRSAIQIIGATTYDEYRKYISKDKAFTRRFQTISIKEPDEKETLNIINNIIKNFEDYHGVTYEKEAIKHVINLSSQYLTNKRFPDKAIDLIDIAGAHKKQQAINKKIVNVEDIKSATDELLDIKIKSNIKEEIDTLKSEAINIKEKIIGQEYAINEIIIEIVKTKVDINNKTQPLTSILLIGSNGSGKTMIAKEISKIIIEDQNSILKLDMSDYREETSISKLIGTNPGYTGYTDGGILTNRLKYNPRAFIIFENIEHAHNSVLNMIEQILENGELIGNKEDKISFKNAIIILSTSIGTKTLLGKGSIGFNNRENNTNIKSEINNELKTRFKSSLLDKIQKKIILNVLKEEDLNLIYTHYCKELTQKFSLKNIKIEIDETLKNHIIKKYYDKNSGARSILNAIKEQIEEKIINQIFNNPNINLIKIYLDQNDIKTKQKEILCSKK, via the coding sequence ATGTCTATATTAGTTTGCCCCAAAAAGTCTGAGATAAAAAACATAGACGCCAAGACTTTAAAAAATATCAAGCAAGATACATTATACGAAATAGAAAAGTTAGAAAAAGTTCTAATCGGTGCCAACGAAATTATAATTCCAAAGATAAACAGAGAAATTTTCATCCTTATTGAACAAACAAAAAAAGACTTCAAGTCTAAAATCTCAATAGGCATAAAAGAAATTTTTTATCAAATTTTAAAAACGAAAAAACTTCTAAAGAAATATAAACTTAATAAATTAAGCTTCAACTTTAACGAAGACAATATTATAGCAAGCATAGACAAAATAAGGCTAATTGAAACATATAAAGAATTCGAAGATGAAATAAGACTTACAAATGACCACTTTGAAATTGACAGATATGCTAAAAACCTAACAACACTTGCAAAGGAAAAAAAACTTGACCCCTTAGTAGGTCGTGAAAAAGAAATCCAGACACTAATAAACATACTTGAGAGACGAAATAAAAATAGCACAATCCTAATAGGAGAGCCTGGTGTCGGAAAAACGGCAATCGTTGAAGGACTTGCCATCAAAATTGCAAATAAAGAAATAAAAAGCAAATTACAAAACAAAACAATACTACAAATTGATGCTTCTGACTTAGTCTCAGGAACAAAATATAGAGGTGAATTTGAAGAAAGACTAAATAACATAATCAAATTCATCAAAAATAATAAAGACATAATAATATTTATTGATGAAATACACACTTTAATAGGAGCTGGAAACTCTGAAGGTTCTATTGATGCAGCAAACATTTTAAAACCTGTTTTGTCTCGCTCTGCAATACAAATTATAGGTGCAACAACTTACGATGAATATAGGAAATACATCTCTAAAGACAAAGCATTTACTAGAAGGTTTCAAACAATATCAATCAAAGAACCCGATGAAAAAGAAACACTCAACATAATCAATAACATAATAAAAAACTTTGAAGACTATCATGGTGTCACTTACGAAAAAGAAGCCATAAAACATGTTATAAATCTATCATCACAATATTTAACTAATAAAAGATTTCCCGATAAAGCAATTGATCTAATTGACATTGCCGGAGCTCACAAAAAACAACAGGCAATAAATAAAAAGATAGTCAATGTTGAGGATATTAAAAGCGCAACAGATGAACTATTAGATATTAAGATAAAATCTAATATAAAAGAAGAGATTGATACACTAAAATCAGAAGCAATTAATATAAAAGAAAAAATAATCGGCCAAGAATATGCTATAAACGAAATAATTATAGAGATAGTCAAAACAAAAGTCGATATAAATAACAAAACGCAACCTTTAACATCAATACTACTCATAGGTTCGAACGGAAGTGGAAAAACAATGATAGCAAAAGAAATATCAAAAATCATTATTGAAGATCAAAACTCAATACTAAAACTAGACATGTCAGACTATAGAGAAGAAACTTCCATATCAAAATTAATAGGAACAAATCCAGGATACACAGGCTATACTGACGGCGGCATTTTAACAAATAGATTAAAATATAATCCTAGAGCCTTCATAATATTTGAAAACATCGAACATGCTCACAATTCCGTACTTAATATGATAGAACAAATACTTGAAAATGGAGAGCTAATTGGTAATAAAGAAGATAAAATATCTTTCAAAAATGCCATTATTATTCTAAGTACATCCATTGGGACTAAAACACTACTTGGAAAAGGAAGTATCGGATTTAATAATAGAGAAAACAATACAAACATCAAAAGCGAAATTAACAATGAACTTAAAACAAGATTCAAATCATCACTACTAGATAAAATACAAAAAAAAATAATTCTTAATGTTTTAAAAGAAGAAGATCTTAACCTAATTTATACTCATTATTGCAAAGAACTTACTCAAAAATTTAGCCTAAAGAACATTAAAATAGAAATTGACGAAACTCTCAAGAATCACATAATAAAAAAATATTACGACAAAAATTCTGGAGCAAGAAGCATTTTAAATGCAATAAAAGAACAAATAGAAGAAAAAATTATTAATCAAATATTCAATAATCCCAACATTAATCTAATAAAAATATATTTAGACCAAAATGACATAAAAACCAAACAAAAGGAAATCTTATGTTCAAAAAAGTAG
- a CDS encoding phospho-sugar mutase, with amino-acid sequence MKNNKLQKKLEKYIQLEKNRYFKDEAVKLLIENNKIEIYNRFYKELEFGTAGMRGIIGAGTYYINTYNVAKASQGIANYILKIIQNPKVVISYDSRHFSKEFAYDAAEIFASNGLKVYIYKHLRPTPQLSYTVRKLECDLGIMITASHNTKKYNGYKVYWKGGVQVISPHDTRIISEIQKVSNITKTLTKEEGINKQVIIEINDEIDMTYVDKINEEFPDFNKKSKNVNLKVAYTPLHGTGGTIIKILFKGSKVELITEPSQINPDPEFPTVNYPNPEEHVTMARVIELAKRENCDIAFATDPDADRVGIAFNESKEWKILNGNQIASILMNYLLSRENDPKKVFVIASFVTTPMLDKIAQKYNSTLLRTYTGFKWIGHLIDEIKLKEPNKKFIFGCEESHGYLIGTGTRDKDAFSAIKGFCDLMLTLKKNQITIGEYLQEMYKEFGYYEDFTINKSFKGSNWYSLREELMSKFRNEVKKEFAGINIIKKIDYKTLKETDMNNNIYEIKEYKYTTNAIRFLLENEIQITIRPSGTEPKIKFYVSIYSRYEQKNNISDIMNNIKMEIEKY; translated from the coding sequence ATGAAAAATAACAAACTTCAAAAAAAATTAGAAAAATATATTCAACTTGAAAAAAACAGATACTTCAAGGACGAAGCAGTAAAATTACTCATCGAAAATAACAAGATAGAAATATACAATAGATTTTATAAAGAACTAGAATTTGGCACTGCCGGAATGAGAGGCATCATTGGAGCTGGGACATACTATATAAATACCTATAATGTCGCAAAAGCAAGCCAAGGAATTGCTAATTATATCCTTAAAATAATACAAAATCCTAAAGTTGTAATAAGTTACGATTCAAGACATTTCTCGAAAGAATTTGCATATGATGCTGCTGAAATCTTTGCATCAAATGGACTCAAAGTTTATATATATAAGCATCTAAGACCAACACCACAATTATCCTATACAGTCAGAAAATTAGAATGCGATCTTGGAATAATGATAACAGCAAGCCATAATACAAAAAAATACAATGGATATAAAGTATATTGGAAAGGAGGTGTTCAAGTAATATCCCCTCACGACACACGTATAATATCGGAAATTCAAAAGGTATCCAATATTACAAAGACACTTACAAAAGAAGAAGGGATAAATAAGCAAGTAATAATTGAGATTAATGATGAAATTGACATGACATATGTAGATAAAATAAATGAAGAATTTCCTGATTTCAATAAAAAAAGCAAAAATGTAAACTTAAAAGTAGCATATACTCCTTTGCATGGAACAGGAGGAACAATAATAAAAATATTATTCAAAGGCAGTAAAGTAGAACTTATAACTGAACCAAGTCAAATAAACCCTGACCCAGAATTTCCTACAGTCAACTATCCTAATCCTGAAGAACATGTAACCATGGCAAGAGTAATAGAACTTGCAAAGAGAGAAAACTGTGATATTGCATTCGCAACAGATCCAGATGCTGACAGGGTAGGCATAGCCTTTAATGAAAGTAAAGAATGGAAAATTTTAAACGGCAACCAAATTGCATCTATTTTAATGAATTACTTATTATCTAGAGAAAATGATCCCAAAAAAGTATTTGTAATAGCTTCTTTCGTTACAACACCAATGCTAGATAAGATAGCCCAAAAATACAACTCAACATTACTTAGAACATACACAGGATTTAAATGGATAGGACATTTAATAGATGAGATAAAACTAAAAGAACCAAACAAAAAATTTATTTTTGGATGTGAAGAAAGTCATGGATACTTAATCGGCACTGGAACCAGGGATAAAGACGCATTTTCAGCCATAAAAGGATTCTGTGATTTAATGCTTACACTAAAAAAGAATCAAATAACAATAGGTGAATATCTTCAAGAAATGTACAAAGAGTTTGGATACTATGAAGACTTTACAATTAATAAAAGTTTTAAAGGAAGTAATTGGTATTCTTTAAGAGAAGAACTAATGTCAAAATTTAGAAACGAAGTCAAAAAAGAATTTGCAGGAATTAATATAATCAAAAAAATAGACTATAAAACATTAAAAGAAACCGATATGAACAACAACATATACGAAATAAAAGAATACAAATATACTACAAATGCAATAAGATTTTTACTAGAAAACGAAATACAAATAACCATTAGACCATCTGGAACAGAGCCAAAAATTAAATTTTATGTATCCATATATTCAAGATACGAACAAAAAAATAATATTTCTGATATAATGAATAATATAAAGATGGAGATAGAAAAATATTAA
- the uvrB gene encoding excinuclease ABC subunit UvrB, with the protein MQFFLKSDYSPSGDQLKAIREIEKSILFGNRYQTLKGVTGSGKTFTIANIIRDLEKPSLIISHNKTLAAQLYREFKDFFPENAVEYFVSYYDYYQPESYVPSKDLYIEKEATINEDIEIKRIRTVTSLSRRRDVIVIATVSSIYALGSPEFFKSSAYAFFVGQKISIKEMADIFVKLQYERTLVNLEHDKFSIKGDVIEVWPSNEHGYFAYRICLDFDEIVKINRISPLTKKILGSTDEFTLFAKSYFIIPYENILGALPKIQVDLEMQYRYFKENGKLFEAERLRQKVEYDIEMLRETGLCQGIENYSKYFGENEKNRPYCLFDFFPKDYLLFIDESHVTLPQFRGMYNGDYSRKLNLVNFGFRLPSALENRPLKYHEFESLINQAVFISATPGLEECEKSSVIVEQIIRPTGIVDPEIIIRVSDGQMEDLYNEIQKRVALNEKVLITTLTKKMAEDLTDYLLSLEIKARYLHSELNILERVEIITSLRRSEVDVIVGINLLREGLDIPEVSLVVILDADKVGFLRSTTSLIQMVGRAARNLNGCVIMYYDQVSCAMQEVIDETNRRRNIQIEYNKKNNIIPRTIIKKVQNILEEELKNKTVDYDIEKIIFNKKLSKKDLIAKLKFKLEEAVSDERFEDAIFLRDKIKNLVKGRDFF; encoded by the coding sequence ATGCAATTTTTTTTAAAGTCTGATTATTCTCCTTCTGGTGATCAGCTAAAAGCAATTAGAGAAATAGAAAAATCTATTCTATTTGGTAATAGATATCAGACTTTAAAGGGTGTTACAGGTAGTGGTAAAACTTTTACAATAGCTAATATTATTAGAGATTTAGAGAAACCTTCTTTAATAATTAGTCATAATAAGACTTTAGCTGCTCAGCTTTATAGAGAATTTAAGGATTTTTTTCCAGAGAATGCCGTTGAGTATTTTGTTTCTTATTATGATTATTATCAGCCTGAGTCTTATGTTCCATCAAAAGATTTGTATATAGAAAAGGAAGCTACTATTAATGAAGATATTGAAATTAAGAGAATAAGGACGGTAACATCTCTTTCTAGAAGGCGAGATGTTATTGTTATTGCTACAGTTTCTTCAATTTATGCGTTAGGTTCTCCAGAATTTTTTAAGAGCTCTGCTTATGCTTTTTTTGTAGGACAAAAAATTTCTATTAAGGAGATGGCAGATATTTTTGTTAAACTTCAGTATGAAAGGACACTTGTGAATCTTGAGCATGATAAGTTTTCTATTAAAGGTGATGTTATTGAAGTATGGCCTAGTAATGAACATGGTTACTTTGCATATAGGATTTGTTTAGATTTTGATGAGATTGTTAAAATAAATAGGATTAGTCCACTTACAAAAAAGATTTTGGGATCTACTGACGAATTTACTCTTTTTGCTAAATCTTATTTTATTATTCCTTATGAAAATATATTAGGTGCTCTGCCTAAAATACAAGTTGATTTAGAAATGCAATATCGTTATTTTAAGGAAAATGGTAAGCTTTTTGAGGCTGAAAGACTTAGACAGAAAGTGGAATATGATATTGAAATGTTACGAGAAACTGGGTTGTGTCAGGGTATCGAGAATTATTCTAAGTACTTTGGTGAAAATGAAAAGAATAGACCTTATTGTCTTTTTGATTTTTTTCCTAAAGATTATTTGCTTTTTATTGATGAATCTCATGTTACTTTACCTCAGTTTAGGGGGATGTATAATGGAGATTATTCAAGAAAATTGAATCTTGTAAATTTTGGATTTAGACTTCCATCAGCACTTGAAAATAGACCCCTTAAATATCATGAGTTTGAATCTTTAATTAATCAGGCTGTTTTTATTTCAGCAACTCCTGGCCTTGAAGAGTGTGAAAAGAGTAGTGTTATTGTTGAGCAAATAATACGTCCAACAGGTATTGTTGATCCAGAAATTATTATTAGGGTTTCAGACGGACAGATGGAAGATCTTTATAATGAAATTCAGAAAAGAGTAGCTTTAAATGAAAAGGTTTTAATTACAACTTTGACTAAAAAAATGGCTGAAGATTTGACAGATTATTTGTTGAGTCTTGAAATAAAGGCTAGGTATTTGCATTCAGAGCTTAATATTCTTGAAAGAGTAGAGATTATTACATCGCTTAGAAGATCAGAAGTTGATGTTATTGTAGGAATTAATTTGCTAAGAGAAGGTTTAGATATTCCTGAAGTTTCTCTTGTTGTCATATTAGATGCTGATAAGGTAGGGTTTTTAAGATCTACTACTTCTCTGATTCAAATGGTTGGTAGAGCTGCTAGAAACTTAAATGGTTGTGTTATAATGTATTATGATCAAGTAAGTTGTGCAATGCAAGAGGTTATTGACGAAACTAATAGGAGGCGGAATATTCAAATTGAGTATAATAAAAAGAATAATATTATTCCAAGGACTATTATTAAAAAAGTACAAAATATTTTAGAAGAAGAATTAAAAAATAAGA